AGGGATGTCTCTTATCGCTCTTCATAACGGCGGCGGAGTCGGAATCGGCAAGGCCATAAATGGGGGCTTCGGCTTGGTATTAGACGGTAGCGAAGGGGTAGATAAGGTCATAGACAGGGCCCTATCCTGGGACGTACTGGTGGGAGTAGCTAGGCGATCCTGGGCAAGAAACGACGGTGCCATGGAAGTGGCCAGATCGGTCAACGAAAAATCCAAGGAAAACTACCACATCACCCTTCCCTACATTCCCGACGAGGCACTTGTCGCCAACACGGTCGCCGAAGCGTTGAAAAAGAATTAAAAATTAAACAAACATAAGGCGGCTTTAAAAGCCGCCTTATGTTTTACGGATCTAAAAGGGCCCGTACCCGACTAAATGGGCAATAATTACCATGGCCGTGCCTATTAAGTGCCAGAATATCATGAGAGGCCAGATGAACTTAAACCACCTGTCGTAGGGAATTTTGGCCATGCCCAAGGCGGCCATGAGCACACCCGACGTGGGGATGATCTGATTGGTAAATCCGTCGCCGTACTGATATGCAAGCACCGCAGTCTGCCTTGTTACGCCTATGAGGTCGGCTATTGGGGCCATTATGGGCATCGTTGCCATGGCCTGCCCACTTCCCGAGGGGATGAAGAAATTAATTAGCGACTGAACCCAAAACATCCCCGCTGCGGACAAAGCTCCCGGTAAATGGGAAACCCAGTTGGCCAGAGCATAGATAACGGTATCGATTATCTGGCCTTCCGTCATCACGACCAATATGGCCCTGGCTATGCCCACTACGAGGGCGCCAAAGACAATGCTTTTGGTCCCGTCGGCGAAGGCTCTCCCGATTGCGTTGGGAGTAAGGCCTCCCACCAACCCGGAGATGACGCCCATGGCAAGAAATATAGTGGCAAGTTCCATTATGTAATACCCCTTCGCCATGACGCCGTAGATCATATAGGCAAAAAACAGCACCACAACCAACAAAACCAACTTATGGGAAGAAGTAAGCTTGGTCGATTCGCTAGTATAATGGCCTGGAACCTCTTCATCCTTAAAGAGGTCGTAGACGATGCTGCTTTTAGGATCCTCTTTGACCTTTGAGGCATATCGCATCACATAGTAACAGGCCCCGAGGAAAAGCAGGGCGTAGCCTACAAGCCTGATCCCTATCCCAGAAAAAAGCGGAAGTTCGGCGATGCTTTGCGCTACCCCGACGGTGAAAGGATTCAGGATGCCGCCTGCAAAGCCAACGGCAGCACCGGTAGATATAATAGCCGTCCCGACTATGGGATCGAAGCCGACGGCCCTGGCCAAAGCAACGCCCATGGGAATGAAGACTATCGTCTCCTCTGACATGCCAAAGGAAAGTCCTCCCAGGGAAAAGACGAACATGGTCGCGGGGATGAGAAGCTTTTCCCTTCCCTTTAATTGCAATACGACCTTCGATATCCCTGCATCAATAGCACCCGTCGCCTGAATTATCGTAAAGGCCCCTCCGACGATGAAGATGAAAAATATCACCTCACCGGCAGCGATCATTCCCTTTGGAACGGATGCAAAGACATCGAAAAAGCCAACGGGAGTCGGTTCAACGTAGTGAAAGCTGTCGGGATCGACGAGCGTTCTTCCCGTAGCCTCGTCCCTATACCTCTCGAACACCCCGGCAGGAACTACGTAAGTACCTACCGCCACCACGATAACGATCATAAACAAAAGCACATAAGTATGTGGTATGGCCAACTTTCGCATTTTTAGCCACCTTTCTTTTCAAAAAGTCCGTAAATACGCTGTTTGTGATATTTACTGGTTCTCCGGGCAGCTACACACCCCCTTTACAGCCCCTTCCCCCATTCGTAGATTTTATTAACATGCAAACTTTTTACCACGATCGTTAGGAAACTGTCAAGGCACTCCTGGGGGTATAGGAAAACAAACTTCCGCTTGCAGAATGCATAGGGGTGTTTTATAATCGAATACGCAGTGGGCGACTAGCTCAGCGGGAGAGCGCTTCCCTCACACGGAAGAGGTCACAGGTTCGAAACCTGTGTCGCCCACCATTTTTATTGGATTTCCTTAGGCAGATGCATATCCTCAATATCGTAAAGCCCCGATGCTATGGATAGGGCATCGGTAATACCGCACTCCACCAGGGGAGCGAGATAGTTAGCGCCTCCAAAGATCAACATATAACCTCGCGTACGATCTTTTATGCTCATCTGATATTTTGGCGGCATTAGATACCCCAACTCGAAAAGTCCGCTTATGTTGTCGTTTTTGCAGTCGTTGATGGCCTCCACAACCTTTTCGTACATAAAGGAAGGAAAGGTCTTGATGGCGGCCGTGACGCAGCCTTTCCCCGTGCGAACCGCAGACATCACTTCAGTGAAGCCTCCCCTTATCAAAAGCTCTCCCGGGCTCAAGGTAGTGCCCGAATGGGATATAACATCGACGAAGCCCTTGCCTTTGTAGCCCTGCAGCCTGAAAAGTCCTGTAGCAACGGTCTCCACATAGACGCCGCAGCGCCTCAAGGCTACATCGTAATTGGCCGAAGAAAGGCAAAGGATGGCGCAGCGACCTTCCGGAACCCTGTAGTTCCAAATCCTCTTTCCCTGGGGTAAGATCGCAACCAAGGGCGAGACGATGACGTTGGACTCAGACACCTCGGCCAACAACGACAGAGCTTCATCTTTTAGCTTCTCTGGAACGGAGGTGATGTTCACGATGACCTTGCCCTTGTTAGAACAAGGATCCAGATCGCTTTTCATGATCAGCATTTCCGTCTCCATGGAAGAAAGGCCTATGCGATCGAAGACGAAGATGGCTCTAGCCTCCTCGCTGCCTTCGGCGGTAAGCATCACGCCCTTTCTTCCAAAGCGCGTGATAAGGCCTTCCTTCTCCAGGTTGGACAGGTGATAACGAACGGTTCTGTCGTCGATGGAAAAACCGCGCTTATCGAGCTGTTCCTTCAATTCGACAGAGGTCAACGGATCCTCCGAAAAATAGAGGCTCCTAAGTATTTCTATAACTGTTGGCGGATATTCTTCTGCGTTGTTTCCCATCGGTATCTTCACCGGTTATCAACTCCCGTTGTATCTGTATAAATTTCAGCATTTATATTAGTATACCTCAAGAAGGTATGGCAAATCGGAGAGCTGTCAAGCGATGCTCAAACGGGGCTCTCCGATTTGTAGATTTCGTTAATAGACCAATCCCGTGCTTCGATGGAAGAACAGGGCCTTAAGGTATGTAATCGGGCAAAAACGCCTTTTCAAGATCTCGATATTTATTAAAGCCTATCAAATCTTTAAATTCCCCGAAGGGGACCACGAGGTCCGTCCTTCCTTCGGCGATGCCATCTTTTATCACGTCAAGGTAATTCATCATGCCCCTTATGGCAGCAAACAGAGGACCTACTGGGATGCTTATACGAGCTACTCCCATCTCGCGAAGCTCGTCAATGCTAATAAGAGGAGTCTTGCCGCCGCTTACGGCATCGAAGAGATTAATGCTAATGGGTGCCTGAATTTCCCTTATTAATCTTTTTATGTCTTCTTTGGTGCGGGGAGCCTCGATGAATATTAAATCCGCTCCGGCTTCAGCATAGGCATTGCCTCTGCGTATGGCCTCCTCCACACCGCTTACGGCTATGGCATCGGTCCTGGCGTTAATGACGAAATCGGGGTCCAATTTCTTTTTGACCTCTATGCAAGCCTTTATCTTGAGCACCATTTCCTCCATCGGAATTATTTGCTTTCCTTCAAGGTGCCCGCATCGCTTGGGGAAAACCTGGTCTTCTATATTCATTCCCGCCGCACCCGCTTTTATGAACTCCTCCGTAACCCTCATGGCGTTTATTGCGTTGCCAAAGCCTGTATCGGCATCCACCATGACGGGTATTTCTACTGCATCTATTATGTTTTTGGAAAAGTTCAACGCCTCGGAGAAGGATAAAAAGGCCATATCGGGAAGTCCAAGATATGAAGCCGAAAGGCCGAAGCCGCTGACCTGACAGGCCTTAAAGCCTGCGCGCTCTATGAGCTTAGCAGAAATAACGTCATGAGCGCCCGGACAAACGAGGGCTTTTCTTTCCAAGATCATATTTTTCAACAAGGTCGATTTCTTCATACAGACGATCCCTCCAGATCAATTTTTTTGCTGACCATCTTTTCTATTATCAAAAAACCGACGGCGACGGCAAGTCCAATCATCGAATAAAGATGATGGGGAAAAAGCAGCAGCACTCCTCCTGCGAAAAAGGCCGCTCTAAACAAAAGGTTCGTCCTGCTGTCTATGTGTCCGAAAAAGCCGTAAGCCATAAATATGGCTCCCAAAAAGCCGGTGACTGCACAGATTAAAATCTGCAGAGGCGCCCCCCTGCCAACGAAAGCGGGGTTCCAGACGAAGAAAAAGGGCATGATGAAGGCCACGATACCCAATTTCACCGAATTAATTCCCGTCTTAAACCAGTCGCCCTTTGCTATGCCTGCAGCCACGATTGCCTGGGTGCAGGTAGGTGGCGTTAGACCGCCGAGCAGCGACCAATAAATGAAAAATAGATGGAGCGCCACAGCATCAGCTCCGAGTCTGAGCAGGGAAGGAGCCAGAATGGAAAGGGAGAGGACGTAAGTGGGAACGACGGGAAGTGAAGTCCCCAAGATAAAGGGGACGAACGTGCTTATAATCAGAGCGAATATGAAGCTGTCCTGTCCCACGCTCATTATCAGGCTGCTTATCTTAGGAGCTATGCCCGTTATGCCCACCATGTTTACCAAAATGCTGACCGATACCAGTATGGGAACGATCCTGGCAAGGCTTATGCCGCCTTCAGCCAAAGCGGCGATCATTTTTTTTATGCTTTTCATAAGTCCGCTTTCGGGAATTTCACTTATGAACATGAGAATTATGGTAGAAAGACAGGTATAAAATCCTGCGGTAAGGAGGGGCCTCCCGACGGCAACAAGGCCCAGCAAAACAACGATGGGAATGACGAGACAGGAGAGGCGCCTGAAGGTCAATATTTCCTTCCACTCGGGAATCTCATCTTCCGGCACGGGAGCCAGGCCCAACCTCAAGGTCATAAACTGCACGCCAGCATAGACACTCGTGTAATAGAGGACGCAGGGAATGATGGCGTAACCTATTATCTTTAAATATGAAATTCCCAAAAATTCGGACATCATGAAGGCGGCGATGCTCATTATAGGCGGAGTTATGCCGCCTCCCGTAGAGGCGACCGCCTCAACGGCTCCGGCAAAGTTGGGAGGATATCCCAGACGCTTCATCATCGGTATAGTGTAGCTTCCCGTGACGGCGACGTTTGCCACTCCGCTTCCCGATATGCTTCCAAAAAGCGCGCTGGCCACTATGGCGGCTTTAGCAGGACCTCCCTTCCATTTGCCTGTCAATGCAAAGGCTATATCTATGAAGGTCTTCCCTCCCCCACCGGCCGACAGCAAGGCCCCAAAGATTATGAAAAGGGATATGAAGGTGGCCGACATGGCGGTGACGCTGCCGTAAATACCCAAGGGAGAGAAATAGACCGAGTTGACTACGAAGTCCCAGGACAACCCTCTCAATTTCCACATTCCGGGAAATATGTCTCCAAAGAGGGCATAAAATATCAAGCCGGCAACAATTATCGGGATGGCCCAACCCACGGCCCTCCTGGTAGTATCGAGGATTATGACGGTTAAGGCGATCCCGAGCAACAGATCTAACGTATCTGCGCTTCCGGGATACATGTAAATATTTAGCGTCTTGATGTATATATTCACATTTGCCGCTATTATAAAAAGAAGTTCTAAGATGTCCAGCGTAGTCAGCCTGTTCGTCTCGTACTTTTTCTTAAAGGGAAACACCAGCGCGGCCAAGGATATGCCGAGACCTACGTGAATCGCCCTAAGCTGCAAATCGAGCAAGTGAAAATATATCGGAACAGTAAGCTGCGCCACGGAAAGCGCTACAGCCAACCAAAAGATGACGGAGGTCTTTACATCGGGAGCATCGATTCTGTCTTTGGTCATGTCAAATATTGATCCTCCTTCTCATATCCCCCTATGTCAGGGACATATAAGGGGCAGCCGAAGAGGGATATTTCCTGCGGAATGATCGGCTGCCCCTTTGCCTTATTTGGGTCTACTTTTTGTATTCAGGAGGTATAAACCTCTCAGGAACTTCGATGCCCCTTTCCTGGGCGTAACGTATCAGACCTGCATGAGCGTAAATTTCACCGCCCTCAGGGACGTTTTCGAAGAAATCTGCCACGGGGTCCCAACCCTTAATTGCGGGATAGGCGGACGCCACTTCATCGAAACCTTCGACGTAGGCTTTAACGATTTGATACCCGATTTCCTCGGGCAGATTGACCGATGCTACGGCCCCTACGATGGCGCACTCTTCCATGATGGGTCCCACGTCCGGCAACTGCTTGATCTTGCCCTTGGGCGTCTCGAGGAAGATCATGTAGGGGTAACGCTCCCTTATCTTAGCCACGTCATCTTCGCTGTAACCTATGACCGTGATGGGAAGGGTGAGGTTGACCTCGATCATGGAAGCATCCAGGCTGTCCAGGGGTGATGTCTTTTGAAGTCCCACTATCCTTCCGTTTTTCATGGCGTCAACGGCATCTCCGTAGGCTGCAGGAACGAGGTCTATCCCGACTTTAAGAAGTTCGTTAAATTTAAAGACATATTCGGCCGATGCGGAGCCGGGGATGCCGGGGCTGAACTTCTTGCCCTTCAGTTCCTTAAAGGTAGTGACGCCTGAGTCCTTTCTCACGTACAGACGATCGGCAGTAATATTGCGCATGAAAAGCCAGCGAACGTCTTCCCACTTCTCCTTCTCGAAGGTATCCATACCCTTCACCATTTGATAGGCAGAAGGCAGATCAACACATAACGCAAAATCGAACACCCCCGTCTTGATTTTCCTTAAGTTATCGAGGGCTGCGCCGCTTTCGATGACCGTAACCTGAATGTCGTTTTGGGCCTCGTTTATCACGTTTGCCGTAGCGACGCACCAGGCATAGACACCCGAGGTGGAGGACGTGCTTCCCATATTGAGGTATTGTTTTTCCGCCATTGCCGGCGAAGTTAAAAGACACAAGGCTATGGCGAAGAAAAGGAACCAAAATCCTTTCTTTTTCATCTTTCTTCCCTCCTTAAAATTATGACTGCTCAAAATATCTTCCCTTCAGGACTCGCTCCATACCGCTTTTACGAATTTAGACCGTACACTTATCCTGCCGCGAAATCCCCGTACTTCTTAAGGTAAGGTACCAACCCTCCTTCTTTTAAGATGGCTTTCATGATATCGGGCATCTTTTCCATGGGAATTTTTATGTCCTTAGATATGTTCAAAACAAACCCTCTTTCCAGGTCCACCTCAAGTTCGTCTCCGTCATCTATTTCGTCGGTATCACATACCAGGGCGGGAAGGCCGATGTTGATGGCATTTCTGAAGAAAATCCTGGCAAAGGACTTCGACAGCACTGCTGATACGCCCGATTCCTTTATAGCGATGGGGGCCTGCTCTCTCGATGAACCGCATCCGAAGTTTTTTCCGGCTACGACCATGTTTCCCCGTTTCATTTTCTTCGAAAATTCGGGGTCGATGTCCTCGAACAAATGAGCTGCCAGATCGCTTAAATTCAAGGTTTTTGTGTATTTGCCGGCTATTATGTAGTCGGTGTTTACGTCATCGCCAAACTTGTGGGCCTTTCCCTTCAATAAAAGATCGCTCATCTTCCATCACCTTTCTGCCGACTTCAGTCCAAGTACTTTCTAG
Above is a genomic segment from Acetomicrobium thermoterrenum DSM 13490 containing:
- a CDS encoding YfcC family protein — protein: MRKLAIPHTYVLLFMIVIVVAVGTYVVPAGVFERYRDEATGRTLVDPDSFHYVEPTPVGFFDVFASVPKGMIAAGEVIFFIFIVGGAFTIIQATGAIDAGISKVVLQLKGREKLLIPATMFVFSLGGLSFGMSEETIVFIPMGVALARAVGFDPIVGTAIISTGAAVGFAGGILNPFTVGVAQSIAELPLFSGIGIRLVGYALLFLGACYYVMRYASKVKEDPKSSIVYDLFKDEEVPGHYTSESTKLTSSHKLVLLVVVLFFAYMIYGVMAKGYYIMELATIFLAMGVISGLVGGLTPNAIGRAFADGTKSIVFGALVVGIARAILVVMTEGQIIDTVIYALANWVSHLPGALSAAGMFWVQSLINFFIPSGSGQAMATMPIMAPIADLIGVTRQTAVLAYQYGDGFTNQIIPTSGVLMAALGMAKIPYDRWFKFIWPLMIFWHLIGTAMVIIAHLVGYGPF
- a CDS encoding 3-isopropylmalate dehydratase small subunit: MSDLLLKGKAHKFGDDVNTDYIIAGKYTKTLNLSDLAAHLFEDIDPEFSKKMKRGNMVVAGKNFGCGSSREQAPIAIKESGVSAVLSKSFARIFFRNAINIGLPALVCDTDEIDDGDELEVDLERGFVLNISKDIKIPMEKMPDIMKAILKEGGLVPYLKKYGDFAAG
- a CDS encoding TAXI family TRAP transporter solute-binding subunit gives rise to the protein MKKKGFWFLFFAIALCLLTSPAMAEKQYLNMGSTSSTSGVYAWCVATANVINEAQNDIQVTVIESGAALDNLRKIKTGVFDFALCVDLPSAYQMVKGMDTFEKEKWEDVRWLFMRNITADRLYVRKDSGVTTFKELKGKKFSPGIPGSASAEYVFKFNELLKVGIDLVPAAYGDAVDAMKNGRIVGLQKTSPLDSLDASMIEVNLTLPITVIGYSEDDVAKIRERYPYMIFLETPKGKIKQLPDVGPIMEECAIVGAVASVNLPEEIGYQIVKAYVEGFDEVASAYPAIKGWDPVADFFENVPEGGEIYAHAGLIRYAQERGIEVPERFIPPEYKK
- a CDS encoding TRAP transporter permease → MTKDRIDAPDVKTSVIFWLAVALSVAQLTVPIYFHLLDLQLRAIHVGLGISLAALVFPFKKKYETNRLTTLDILELLFIIAANVNIYIKTLNIYMYPGSADTLDLLLGIALTVIILDTTRRAVGWAIPIIVAGLIFYALFGDIFPGMWKLRGLSWDFVVNSVYFSPLGIYGSVTAMSATFISLFIIFGALLSAGGGGKTFIDIAFALTGKWKGGPAKAAIVASALFGSISGSGVANVAVTGSYTIPMMKRLGYPPNFAGAVEAVASTGGGITPPIMSIAAFMMSEFLGISYLKIIGYAIIPCVLYYTSVYAGVQFMTLRLGLAPVPEDEIPEWKEILTFRRLSCLVIPIVVLLGLVAVGRPLLTAGFYTCLSTIILMFISEIPESGLMKSIKKMIAALAEGGISLARIVPILVSVSILVNMVGITGIAPKISSLIMSVGQDSFIFALIISTFVPFILGTSLPVVPTYVLSLSILAPSLLRLGADAVALHLFFIYWSLLGGLTPPTCTQAIVAAGIAKGDWFKTGINSVKLGIVAFIMPFFFVWNPAFVGRGAPLQILICAVTGFLGAIFMAYGFFGHIDSRTNLLFRAAFFAGGVLLLFPHHLYSMIGLAVAVGFLIIEKMVSKKIDLEGSSV
- a CDS encoding isocitrate lyase/PEP mutase family protein, with the protein product MKKSTLLKNMILERKALVCPGAHDVISAKLIERAGFKACQVSGFGLSASYLGLPDMAFLSFSEALNFSKNIIDAVEIPVMVDADTGFGNAINAMRVTEEFIKAGAAGMNIEDQVFPKRCGHLEGKQIIPMEEMVLKIKACIEVKKKLDPDFVINARTDAIAVSGVEEAIRRGNAYAEAGADLIFIEAPRTKEDIKRLIREIQAPISINLFDAVSGGKTPLISIDELREMGVARISIPVGPLFAAIRGMMNYLDVIKDGIAEGRTDLVVPFGEFKDLIGFNKYRDLEKAFLPDYIP
- a CDS encoding DUF128 domain-containing protein translates to MKIPMGNNAEEYPPTVIEILRSLYFSEDPLTSVELKEQLDKRGFSIDDRTVRYHLSNLEKEGLITRFGRKGVMLTAEGSEEARAIFVFDRIGLSSMETEMLIMKSDLDPCSNKGKVIVNITSVPEKLKDEALSLLAEVSESNVIVSPLVAILPQGKRIWNYRVPEGRCAILCLSSANYDVALRRCGVYVETVATGLFRLQGYKGKGFVDVISHSGTTLSPGELLIRGGFTEVMSAVRTGKGCVTAAIKTFPSFMYEKVVEAINDCKNDNISGLFELGYLMPPKYQMSIKDRTRGYMLIFGGANYLAPLVECGITDALSIASGLYDIEDMHLPKEIQ